In one Chryseobacterium camelliae genomic region, the following are encoded:
- a CDS encoding nitrilase family protein has product MKITGLNLDIIWKNKTANFQLIEKELQNQEADLFLLPEMFSTGFCMDASEVSDRNQESLEFLKKMSREKNAAFCGSAPVEDHEKFYNRMYFVQPDSQIHFYDKRHLFSFSGEDKVYTPGKERVIVNYKGFRILLQVCYDLRFPVFARNNDDYDVILYVANWPEKRVGAWEHLLKARAIENLSFVFALNRIGTDGNNLFYQESSHCFFADGKEISQKQGNIVSAELDVKELKSFRNHFQFLNDRDSFSIEW; this is encoded by the coding sequence ATGAAGATCACAGGACTGAATTTAGATATCATCTGGAAAAATAAAACGGCAAATTTTCAGTTGATAGAAAAAGAATTACAAAATCAGGAGGCAGATTTATTTCTTCTTCCGGAAATGTTTTCGACGGGTTTCTGTATGGATGCTTCTGAAGTTTCAGACAGAAATCAGGAATCTCTGGAGTTTTTAAAGAAAATGTCGAGGGAAAAAAATGCGGCGTTCTGTGGAAGCGCTCCTGTGGAAGATCATGAGAAATTTTACAACAGGATGTATTTTGTACAGCCGGATTCTCAGATTCATTTCTATGATAAACGACATCTGTTTTCTTTTTCAGGAGAAGATAAAGTGTACACGCCCGGAAAAGAAAGAGTCATTGTGAATTACAAAGGATTCAGAATCCTGTTGCAGGTGTGTTATGATCTTCGTTTCCCTGTTTTTGCGAGAAATAATGATGATTACGACGTTATTTTATATGTAGCCAACTGGCCGGAAAAAAGAGTAGGAGCCTGGGAACATTTGCTGAAAGCCAGAGCCATTGAAAACCTGTCTTTTGTTTTTGCATTAAACAGGATCGGAACAGACGGGAATAATTTATTTTATCAGGAAAGCTCACACTGCTTCTTCGCAGATGGAAAAGAAATTTCTCAAAAACAAGGAAATATTGTTTCTGCGGAACTGGATGTAAAAGAATTGAAAAGTTTCAGAAATCATTTTCAGTTTTTAAATGATAGAGATTCTTTTTCGATTGAATGGTAA
- a CDS encoding DUF6646 family protein: MKKLVFMFALVFAGATANAQAWNGQGDQKINAGLSVWGYGTGVTGTYDYGLNQLISIGAGLNGYFDNYKDNDNDNNVFIFGRLNFHLKDALQLPEKLDIYPGVDVGVLGKDFGIGAHIGARYFFTERIGVFAEIGNNGSLGVSFNL, encoded by the coding sequence ATGAAGAAATTGGTTTTTATGTTCGCGCTGGTCTTTGCGGGGGCTACCGCAAATGCACAGGCATGGAACGGACAAGGAGATCAGAAAATCAACGCTGGATTAAGTGTTTGGGGATACGGAACGGGAGTTACCGGAACTTATGATTACGGTTTAAATCAATTAATTTCCATAGGAGCCGGATTGAACGGTTATTTCGACAATTATAAGGATAATGACAACGATAACAACGTTTTCATATTCGGAAGATTGAATTTTCATTTGAAAGACGCTTTACAGCTCCCTGAAAAACTGGATATTTATCCGGGAGTAGATGTAGGAGTTCTGGGTAAAGATTTCGGAATCGGTGCTCATATTGGTGCAAGATACTTTTTCACCGAAAGAATCGGGGTTTTCGCAGAGATCGGAAACAATGGCAGCTTAGGAGTTTCCTTTAATCTGTAA